In Desulfobacterales bacterium, one genomic interval encodes:
- a CDS encoding PEGA domain-containing protein yields MTRLITLIVMLINMAFICGCSIIIGAIAASQDEPTSLVVTIESDPPGAEIYINKKKVGTAPIKVTIEGLAKEHRIVFIKNGYQTRIERVSITPDRQLDKKNLSVIRSDGTSFEVGDQTLNVILQKEEIFP; encoded by the coding sequence ATGACCCGGCTAATAACACTCATCGTCATGTTGATAAATATGGCCTTTATTTGCGGGTGCAGCATCATCATCGGCGCCATAGCGGCTTCCCAAGATGAACCCACTTCTCTTGTCGTGACGATCGAATCAGACCCCCCAGGTGCGGAGATTTATATAAACAAAAAAAAGGTTGGAACCGCTCCAATCAAGGTAACCATTGAAGGATTGGCCAAAGAACACAGAATAGTGTTTATCAAAAACGGTTATCAGACCAGAATTGAAAGGGTATCGATCACTCCTGATCGTCAGTTAGACAAAAAAAACCTATCTGTGATACGCTCCGACGGCACATCCTTTGAGGTTGGAGACCAGACCCTGAATGTCATTCTACAGAAAGAAGAAATCTTTCCCTGA
- a CDS encoding MBL fold metallo-hydrolase: MQYKNLFSPKYRLGEETAYDRIDFLKPHERKPYKYRLLSDPRGGDIDRTLGYNPSDYTVEPDVNRLKKPTHDVQITWLRHASFLVQLGGKYQILIDPFLEEFDGLAGRLGKFSEIGKLYAESPLATEDIPFFGESNNSIVDRTLVVAISHDHLDHLNFNTLKKLPTKTIYYVPHGVENEFPRQYLDVVGMDWYTWDTIGDLTLHFLPANHGSGRSMYERNQTLWGGWLFQWRGYRIYFAGDSGYSAVFKDIKNKLGAVDICLMPIASWYWRHRHFTPEDAIQAAQDIECKLFIPWGWGTWIISMEHILEPPRRLQYAWDQIEPPNMRLQMLKMGETYSIGLLD, from the coding sequence ATGCAGTATAAAAATCTGTTTTCACCCAAGTACCGCTTAGGAGAGGAAACAGCGTATGACCGCATTGATTTTTTAAAACCCCACGAGCGAAAACCTTACAAATATCGATTGCTCTCGGACCCCAGAGGCGGTGACATCGACCGTACCCTGGGCTATAATCCATCTGATTACACGGTTGAGCCGGATGTCAATAGACTGAAAAAGCCGACTCACGACGTGCAAATCACCTGGCTGCGGCATGCATCTTTTTTGGTCCAGCTCGGCGGAAAGTACCAGATCCTGATTGATCCCTTCCTCGAAGAGTTTGACGGATTGGCCGGCCGACTCGGAAAATTTAGCGAAATCGGAAAACTATATGCTGAATCGCCGCTTGCCACCGAAGACATTCCATTTTTTGGCGAATCTAACAATTCCATAGTAGACCGGACGCTTGTCGTTGCGATTTCCCATGATCACCTTGACCATTTGAACTTTAATACCCTTAAGAAATTGCCTACAAAAACCATTTATTATGTTCCCCATGGGGTTGAAAATGAATTTCCAAGGCAATATCTTGATGTCGTCGGAATGGATTGGTATACCTGGGATACGATCGGCGATCTGACCCTCCATTTTCTGCCGGCCAATCACGGCTCAGGCCGTTCCATGTATGAACGGAATCAAACTCTGTGGGGGGGCTGGCTTTTTCAATGGCGCGGTTATCGCATTTATTTTGCCGGTGACAGCGGCTACAGCGCTGTTTTTAAAGATATCAAAAACAAGTTGGGTGCGGTTGATATCTGTCTGATGCCAATTGCCTCATGGTACTGGCGGCACAGGCATTTTACCCCCGAGGACGCGATTCAAGCTGCGCAGGATATAGAATGCAAGCTATTCATTCCTTGGGGATGGGGCACCTGGATCATCAGTATGGAACACATTCTGGAGCCCCCGCGTCGCCTGCAATATGCTTGGGACCAGATCGAGCCTCCAAATATGAGGCTGCAGATGCTTAAAATGGGAGAAACTTATTCAATCGGGTTGCTCGATTAG
- a CDS encoding ATP-binding protein, with product MRRFEANCIIRVVLLVSCICLLAYLLFRTEFIAASIFIGLMIAYQVYSLIRYLTKTNRDLNRFLLSIKHSDFSQSFATSVEGSGFEELNTAFSEVTKEFQKAKIEKEEHFRFLQTIIDHVGIALIAFNPDGHVELINNAAKKLLKIQRLHNIDDLEQISTGLAGKLGNISPGDKDLVKLKQGDDLLQLSIYATGFILRQQQLILVAMQNIQSELEEKEMISWQNLIRVLTHEIMNSITPIASLASTATDLLKDDKECKVPQELNEVISDVGQAVKTIEKRSKGLITFIDNYRKLTRIPQPDFKIVQVRDLFERVENLLGDQIEKNAIQFKSEIDPESLSLTADPTLIEQVLINLCKNSVEAVHGVSHPKIKLKAGSDGLGNPVIKVIDNGKGIAAEVAERIFIPFFTTKPEGSGIGLSLSRQILRLHKATIGVTSAPNQKTVFKLQF from the coding sequence ATGAGACGATTTGAGGCAAATTGTATCATTCGGGTGGTGTTACTGGTAAGCTGCATTTGCCTGCTGGCCTATCTCTTATTCAGAACCGAATTTATTGCCGCGAGTATCTTTATCGGTCTGATGATCGCTTATCAGGTTTATTCTCTGATCCGATATCTCACCAAAACCAACCGTGATTTAAATCGTTTTTTACTCTCTATCAAGCATTCTGACTTCTCACAGTCCTTTGCCACTTCGGTTGAAGGCTCAGGGTTTGAAGAGTTGAATACGGCCTTTAGCGAAGTGACCAAAGAATTTCAGAAAGCAAAAATTGAAAAAGAGGAGCATTTTAGATTTCTGCAAACCATTATCGATCATGTCGGGATTGCTTTGATTGCCTTTAACCCGGATGGCCATGTGGAACTGATCAACAATGCCGCTAAAAAACTGTTAAAAATTCAACGTCTGCACAATATAGACGATCTTGAACAAATCAGCACCGGACTGGCGGGGAAGCTCGGCAATATTTCACCTGGAGATAAGGATCTGGTCAAGTTAAAGCAGGGCGATGATTTGTTGCAGCTCTCCATTTATGCAACCGGATTTATTTTACGGCAGCAACAACTCATTTTAGTGGCCATGCAAAATATCCAGAGTGAGCTTGAAGAAAAGGAAATGATCTCCTGGCAAAACCTGATTCGGGTTCTCACCCATGAGATCATGAACTCCATCACACCGATTGCTTCATTGGCTTCAACTGCCACCGATTTACTGAAAGACGATAAAGAATGCAAAGTGCCTCAAGAGCTCAATGAAGTCATTTCTGATGTGGGTCAAGCGGTTAAGACCATCGAAAAGCGCAGTAAAGGTCTGATCACCTTTATTGATAACTACCGCAAGCTAACCCGCATTCCCCAACCGGATTTTAAGATCGTACAGGTTAGAGATCTTTTTGAACGGGTTGAAAACTTGCTGGGCGATCAAATCGAAAAAAACGCAATCCAGTTTAAGAGCGAGATCGATCCTGAAAGCCTGAGCTTAACGGCAGATCCGACCTTAATTGAGCAAGTTCTCATTAACCTTTGCAAGAATTCCGTTGAAGCTGTACATGGCGTATCGCATCCCAAAATTAAATTAAAGGCCGGTTCAGATGGCCTGGGGAATCCGGTAATAAAAGTCATTGATAACGGCAAAGGTATTGCCGCAGAAGTTGCCGAAAGAATATTCATACCTTTTTTTACCACCAAACCAGAGGGCTCCGGTATCGGTTTAAGCTTATCCCGGCAGATCCTTCGACTGCACAAGGCGACCATTGGTGTTACGTCAGCACCAAATCAGAAGACGGTCTTTAAGTTGCAATTTTGA
- a CDS encoding sigma-54 dependent transcriptional regulator, with the protein MAKNIGKILIVDDNEDLLLAARLFLKQHFSLVHTEKDPENIPSLMKNENYDVILLDMNFTMDATSGVEGFMWLDKILQIDPSAAVILITAFGDVEMAVKAVKAGAIDFVLKPWQNEKLLATLSSALNLRFSKLEVDRLRSQQRQLRADIDQRYLDMIGASTVMQHVFANIEKVAATDTNILILGENGTGKELVARALHRRSQRADEVFISVDMGAIAESLFESELFGHMKGAFTDAKEDRPGRFELASGGTLFLDEIGNLSMAMQAKLLNVLEARKVTRLGSNVARDIDIRLICATNMPIYDMVAKNEFRQDLLYRINTVEIQLPPLRDREEDIPLLVSHFLGKFSNKYQKGIKGVSSAALKKLERYQWPGNIRELIHTLERAVILAESQLLQPSDFLFPEMDKEIEGVILDNYNLESVEKAVIRKALKKHSGNVSHAAKELGLTRTSLYRRMEKYGL; encoded by the coding sequence ATGGCCAAAAATATTGGCAAAATTCTGATCGTAGATGATAATGAAGATTTGCTGCTGGCGGCCCGTTTATTCCTCAAACAACATTTTTCATTGGTCCACACCGAAAAAGATCCAGAAAACATTCCCTCATTAATGAAAAATGAAAATTACGATGTCATTCTGCTGGACATGAACTTCACCATGGACGCCACCAGCGGGGTTGAAGGGTTTATGTGGCTGGACAAGATTTTACAAATAGACCCGTCAGCAGCCGTCATATTGATCACCGCTTTCGGTGACGTTGAGATGGCCGTAAAAGCCGTTAAAGCGGGTGCGATCGATTTTGTGCTCAAACCCTGGCAGAATGAAAAACTGCTGGCCACTTTATCATCCGCTTTAAATCTACGGTTCTCAAAGCTTGAGGTTGATCGATTACGTTCCCAACAACGTCAACTGAGGGCCGATATCGATCAACGCTACCTTGATATGATCGGTGCCAGCACAGTAATGCAACACGTCTTTGCCAACATTGAAAAAGTGGCTGCAACCGACACGAATATATTGATTCTCGGTGAGAATGGCACTGGTAAGGAATTGGTGGCCAGAGCGCTACACCGCCGATCTCAGCGTGCTGATGAGGTATTTATCAGTGTGGATATGGGCGCGATTGCCGAAAGTTTGTTTGAAAGTGAATTGTTCGGGCATATGAAAGGCGCTTTTACCGATGCCAAGGAAGACCGCCCCGGACGCTTTGAGCTGGCTTCCGGAGGGACCTTGTTTCTAGATGAAATCGGAAATCTGTCGATGGCCATGCAGGCCAAATTGTTAAATGTTCTCGAAGCTCGTAAAGTGACCCGATTGGGATCCAATGTTGCCCGGGATATCGATATCCGCCTCATATGCGCAACGAATATGCCCATTTATGATATGGTGGCCAAAAATGAATTCCGACAGGATCTACTGTACCGCATAAACACAGTTGAAATCCAGTTGCCGCCTTTGCGGGATCGAGAGGAAGACATTCCATTGTTGGTCAGTCACTTTTTGGGCAAATTCTCTAACAAATATCAAAAAGGCATCAAAGGCGTTAGCTCGGCCGCATTAAAAAAATTAGAGCGATATCAATGGCCGGGAAATATTCGAGAATTAATCCACACTTTGGAGCGGGCGGTTATACTGGCGGAAAGCCAATTGTTACAACCCTCCGACTTTTTATTTCCCGAAATGGATAAAGAGATTGAAGGGGTTATTTTAGACAACTATAATCTTGAATCGGTTGAAAAAGCCGTGATCCGAAAAGCGCTAAAAAAGCATAGCGGCAACGTCTCCCATGCAGCCAAGGAGCTGGGGTTGACAAGGACGTCGTTGTACAGGCGGATGGAAAAATACGGCCTCTAA
- a CDS encoding ABC transporter ATP-binding protein: MLQTKNLTKIFTTVEVETTALNNVNLEVQEGEFVAVMGPSGCGKSTLLHIAGMLDNPTNGEYYFMGEEVSKYSEKKRANLRKGNIGFVFQSFNLIDELTVFENIELPLLYLGVSTAERKRVVHEMLQQLELIPRKNHFPQQISGGQQQRAAVARALITDPKIILADEPTGNLDSTHGDDIMRLLVDLNEKGTTVVMVTHSSVYADYANRVIHLFDGHVVTENLKEQYDKHMRPISAIVS, from the coding sequence ATGCTTCAGACAAAAAATCTAACAAAAATATTCACCACGGTAGAAGTGGAAACCACCGCATTGAACAACGTCAATCTGGAGGTGCAGGAAGGTGAATTTGTGGCCGTTATGGGACCATCGGGTTGCGGGAAATCGACTTTGCTTCACATCGCTGGGATGCTCGATAATCCCACAAACGGTGAATATTATTTTATGGGTGAAGAAGTCTCAAAATATTCCGAAAAAAAACGGGCCAATCTGCGCAAAGGCAACATTGGTTTCGTTTTCCAGAGCTTTAACCTCATTGACGAGCTCACCGTTTTTGAAAACATTGAATTACCGCTGTTGTATTTGGGCGTCTCTACAGCAGAGCGCAAAAGGGTCGTTCATGAGATGTTGCAACAGCTTGAACTCATTCCCCGTAAAAACCATTTCCCACAGCAGATATCCGGGGGGCAGCAGCAACGCGCAGCGGTGGCCAGAGCCCTGATCACTGATCCAAAAATCATCCTGGCGGATGAACCCACCGGCAATTTGGATTCCACCCATGGTGACGACATCATGAGATTGCTGGTCGATTTAAATGAAAAAGGCACCACTGTCGTAATGGTCACACACTCATCCGTCTATGCGGATTATGCCAATCGAGTGATTCATCTGTTTGACGGCCATGTCGTTACTGAAAACTTGAAAGAACAATATGACAAACATATGCGCCCAATCTCAGCGATTGTGAGTTAA
- a CDS encoding ABC transporter permease encodes MFSNFIIFALRLLRRDKLHSIINTLGLSTGIACCIIIMVYLQNELTYDLYHEHADRIYRLGIKITMDDQSEKYAQSSWSIGKRLKDEYPQIKDYARIKPYSDVLFKYQEKAFFEDNIALADPSVFRIFSFKFIYGDPATCLKEPGNLVLTETLARKYFGDQIPIGRIIQLVNKYDCEVTGVVEDMPSNSHMRLNAMVAMSSLSVIAPKVDFDNLPLMEADCFTFLLVDEGFSLQNFMEKFKSFRKRYIAEEEKRYHQTYDPIFLKLADIHYGPKLRFDYPTGNKSYLYAFFTIGIFILILACINYINLATARAFVRAREIGIKKILGAGRRHLVFQLLAESLMATLIALLIAVALVELILFTPFIKQVLNGSLKLTLLNNPFFLYGILLLWLFVGLFSGLYPALYFSSVLPVKTLVGTLKYTNSESLIRRSLVTFQFIISIAVAAFALFMNDQIDYMRNRQMGFNKENVVSIKLPDDAKFENIPAIVKELRRYPDIAAVTTAHTRPGQAWTGLISVEGKNGMEEHNFYRFLVNYDFLETLGIELLKGRDFDENRPSDKKYAVIVNEKFVEYMGWENPLGKRLTRGLPDEPGFKGIVVGVVKNFNFYSLHHKIEPMWFSLQQKIGGSMIVRVKADRVIQALEILQEKWQQIHPGYPFEYSFLDEEFDRFYDADRKQNQLINIFSFMCVVISCLGLIGLSSFNTSRRIKEVAIRKIHGASATRIILMLFKEILYLMLLASILAIPLALAFIHVWIQNFAYRSTINILIFFVTALAALLIAFLAAGYHYIRVARANPVDALRYE; translated from the coding sequence ATGTTTTCGAACTTCATCATTTTCGCACTCAGGCTACTGCGCAGAGATAAGCTGCACAGCATCATTAATACGCTGGGTTTGTCCACCGGTATTGCTTGCTGCATTATTATCATGGTGTATTTACAGAATGAGCTGACCTACGATCTGTACCATGAACATGCAGATCGAATTTATCGATTGGGCATCAAAATCACCATGGATGACCAATCTGAAAAATATGCCCAGTCTTCCTGGTCGATCGGTAAGCGCTTAAAGGATGAGTATCCGCAAATTAAGGATTATGCCAGGATAAAGCCGTATTCCGATGTTTTGTTCAAATACCAGGAAAAAGCTTTTTTCGAAGATAATATTGCTTTAGCCGATCCGAGTGTATTTCGAATTTTTTCTTTTAAGTTTATATACGGTGATCCGGCCACCTGCCTGAAAGAGCCGGGCAACCTCGTATTGACTGAAACCCTTGCCCGCAAATATTTTGGTGATCAAATTCCGATCGGCAGAATCATTCAGTTAGTTAATAAATATGATTGTGAAGTCACTGGCGTGGTTGAAGATATGCCTTCCAACTCACACATGCGGTTAAATGCCATGGTCGCCATGTCCAGCTTATCCGTCATTGCTCCGAAAGTGGACTTTGACAACCTGCCCCTCATGGAAGCGGATTGCTTCACATTTTTACTTGTTGATGAGGGTTTTTCCCTTCAAAATTTCATGGAAAAATTCAAATCTTTCCGCAAGAGATACATCGCCGAGGAAGAAAAAAGATACCATCAAACCTATGATCCAATTTTCCTGAAACTTGCGGATATCCACTATGGTCCGAAGCTAAGATTTGATTACCCAACAGGCAATAAGTCTTATTTATATGCTTTTTTCACGATCGGCATTTTTATCCTGATTTTAGCCTGCATTAATTATATTAATTTGGCAACCGCCCGGGCCTTTGTCAGGGCCAGAGAGATCGGCATAAAAAAAATCCTCGGCGCTGGCAGACGACATCTTGTTTTTCAACTGCTGGCGGAATCGCTGATGGCCACATTGATTGCGTTGCTGATTGCAGTCGCTTTGGTTGAGTTGATTTTGTTTACGCCATTTATCAAACAAGTTTTGAATGGTTCTTTAAAATTGACCCTATTGAACAATCCCTTTTTCCTGTACGGCATTCTGTTATTGTGGCTTTTTGTCGGTCTTTTTTCAGGTCTTTATCCGGCGCTTTATTTTTCTTCCGTTCTGCCGGTCAAAACGTTAGTTGGCACACTCAAATACACAAACAGCGAATCTCTGATCCGCCGGTCGCTGGTAACTTTTCAATTTATCATTTCTATCGCTGTGGCCGCCTTCGCACTATTTATGAATGACCAGATCGATTACATGCGCAACCGCCAAATGGGCTTTAACAAGGAAAACGTGGTCTCCATCAAGCTTCCTGACGATGCAAAATTTGAAAACATACCTGCCATAGTGAAAGAATTGCGTCGTTATCCAGATATTGCTGCGGTGACCACCGCTCATACCCGACCCGGCCAGGCCTGGACAGGCCTGATTAGTGTTGAGGGTAAAAATGGCATGGAAGAACACAATTTTTATCGGTTTTTGGTGAACTATGATTTTCTCGAAACGCTGGGGATAGAGCTGTTAAAAGGCCGGGACTTTGACGAAAACCGGCCGTCTGATAAGAAATATGCAGTTATTGTTAATGAAAAATTCGTTGAATATATGGGGTGGGAAAACCCTCTTGGCAAGCGTCTAACAAGAGGACTGCCGGATGAACCCGGATTTAAGGGTATCGTTGTCGGAGTCGTCAAAAATTTTAATTTTTATTCCCTTCATCATAAAATCGAACCGATGTGGTTCAGCTTGCAGCAAAAAATCGGCGGTAGTATGATTGTGCGCGTTAAAGCAGATCGTGTGATACAGGCCCTGGAGATCCTGCAGGAAAAATGGCAGCAGATACACCCCGGCTACCCTTTTGAGTATTCCTTCCTCGATGAAGAATTTGACCGGTTCTATGATGCCGATCGAAAGCAAAATCAGCTCATAAATATTTTTTCATTCATGTGCGTGGTCATTTCATGCCTGGGACTAATAGGCCTTTCTTCATTTAACACTTCCCGCAGAATCAAAGAAGTCGCTATTCGAAAAATCCATGGTGCATCGGCCACCAGGATCATTTTAATGTTATTCAAAGAGATATTGTATCTGATGCTTCTGGCTTCCATTTTAGCGATACCGCTTGCATTGGCCTTCATCCACGTGTGGATCCAAAATTTTGCTTATCGTTCAACTATCAATATCCTGATATTTTTTGTTACAGCACTAGCGGCACTGTTAATCGCTTTCTTAGCTGCCGGCTATCATTACATTCGCGTCGCGCGGGCGAACCCGGTAGATGCACTTAGATATGAGTAA